A stretch of the Bacillus licheniformis DSM 13 = ATCC 14580 genome encodes the following:
- a CDS encoding amino acid permease, whose translation MTEDVTDNDIHEQKLSRGLKNRHIQLIAIGGAIGTGLFLGSGKSIHFAGPSILFAYLITGIICFFIMRSLGELLLSNLEYHSFVDFVRDYLGDMAAFITGWTYWFCWISLAMADLTAVGLYTQYWLPDVPQWLPGLIALIILLIMNLATVKLFGELEFWFALIKVIAILALIAIGLFMIFKGFSTHSGTAAFHNLWSHGGMFPNGLHGFLLSFQMVVFAFVGIELVGLTAGETKDPEKVIPKAINNIPVRVLLFYIGALLVIMSIYPWNVINPNESPFVQVFAAVGIIAAASIINFVVLTSAASASNSAVFSTSRMIYSLAKEHNAPGAMTKLTSRKVPGNALFFSAVVILIGIMLNYIMPEQVFTLITSISTICFIFIWGITVICHLKYRRTRPDLAKRNKFKMPLYPFSNYVVLGFLAFILIVLALAQDTRVSLFVTPVWFIMLIAIYKLRKPKSRQV comes from the coding sequence GTGACAGAAGATGTAACTGACAACGATATACACGAACAAAAATTATCGAGAGGCCTGAAAAACAGGCATATTCAGCTCATCGCCATCGGCGGGGCGATCGGAACGGGGCTGTTTCTTGGTTCGGGGAAATCAATCCATTTTGCAGGACCGTCGATTTTATTTGCTTATCTGATTACGGGAATCATTTGTTTTTTCATTATGCGTTCTCTTGGAGAACTGCTCTTATCCAATTTGGAATACCATTCGTTTGTCGACTTTGTAAGAGACTACTTAGGCGACATGGCGGCATTTATAACGGGGTGGACATACTGGTTTTGCTGGATTTCGCTCGCAATGGCCGATTTAACCGCGGTCGGGCTTTATACCCAATACTGGCTGCCTGATGTACCGCAATGGCTGCCCGGATTGATCGCCCTGATCATTTTGCTGATCATGAACCTGGCCACCGTCAAGCTTTTTGGAGAATTGGAGTTCTGGTTCGCGTTAATCAAAGTCATTGCGATATTGGCGCTGATCGCGATCGGACTTTTCATGATCTTCAAAGGATTTTCTACCCATTCGGGCACTGCCGCCTTTCACAACCTTTGGAGCCACGGCGGCATGTTTCCTAATGGACTGCACGGATTTCTCCTTTCATTCCAGATGGTTGTCTTTGCGTTTGTAGGCATCGAACTTGTGGGGCTGACAGCGGGGGAAACGAAAGATCCCGAAAAGGTCATTCCTAAAGCGATCAACAATATCCCCGTTCGGGTTTTGCTTTTTTATATCGGTGCGCTCCTTGTAATCATGAGCATCTATCCGTGGAATGTCATCAATCCTAATGAGAGTCCGTTCGTCCAAGTCTTCGCAGCGGTCGGCATCATTGCGGCTGCAAGCATCATCAACTTTGTGGTGCTGACATCGGCGGCTTCGGCAAGCAACAGCGCAGTCTTCAGCACAAGCCGGATGATATACTCGCTCGCGAAAGAACATAATGCGCCCGGCGCTATGACCAAACTGACCTCCCGCAAAGTGCCGGGCAATGCATTGTTTTTCTCAGCGGTCGTTATTCTGATTGGCATCATGCTGAACTATATCATGCCTGAGCAAGTGTTTACGCTCATTACAAGCATCTCGACGATATGCTTCATCTTTATTTGGGGAATAACCGTCATCTGCCATTTGAAATACCGCAGAACTAGACCGGATTTAGCGAAAAGAAACAAATTCAAGATGCCGCTTTACCCGTTTTCAAATTATGTGGTTCTCGGTTTTCTTGCGTTTATCCTCATTGTGCTCGCACTGGCGCAGGACACCCGTGTTTCCTTATTTGTCACGCCGGTTTGGTTTATCATGCTGATCGCGATTTACAAGCTGAGAAAACCTAAGTCACGGCAAGTGTAG
- a CDS encoding DUF2306 domain-containing protein → MLILIAVYVLYTLFENLILDPQSTSFLSHKSHLRDSFHLPIWLKVMYVHVIAACLAMVSGAVNFSSGLLAKSRKIHRLNGFIYVVSVMVVTLSSGYMAPHSTGGRAVSIAFNMVNMYWPAATVISVIKARRNQFTKHRNWMIRSYLFCFTNLFIHFITFVCRSGFGLPYDISYTIGVYGAIALNVAAAEFVIHFTRRKAVDILHTAGFDKV, encoded by the coding sequence ATGCTGATCCTAATCGCGGTGTATGTTCTGTATACATTGTTTGAAAATTTAATTCTTGATCCGCAATCAACGTCCTTTCTGAGCCATAAATCTCACCTCCGAGACTCCTTTCACCTCCCGATCTGGCTAAAGGTGATGTATGTTCATGTCATTGCCGCTTGTTTGGCGATGGTTTCGGGAGCTGTCAACTTCTCCAGCGGCTTGTTGGCCAAAAGCCGCAAAATCCACCGGCTTAACGGCTTTATTTACGTCGTCTCGGTGATGGTAGTTACGCTATCATCAGGCTATATGGCACCCCATTCTACGGGAGGTAGAGCCGTCAGCATAGCCTTTAACATGGTGAACATGTATTGGCCGGCGGCCACTGTTATTTCCGTCATCAAAGCACGGCGAAATCAGTTTACAAAGCATCGGAATTGGATGATTCGCAGCTATCTATTCTGTTTTACCAATCTGTTTATTCATTTCATCACGTTTGTGTGCCGAAGCGGATTCGGTTTGCCATACGATATCAGCTACACGATAGGCGTTTACGGGGCGATTGCACTGAACGTGGCGGCAGCTGAGTTCGTCATTCATTTTACACGCAGAAAAGCGGTGGACATTTTGCATACAGCTGGATTCGATAAGGTATAG
- a CDS encoding Yip1 family protein gives MDDRIETKEPMPSLIGLITNPALQFERMKRRPAVALPMFIVFVLSVLSAYLYISKDFPDTYTYFGMIIFLWEFLKTGIYLFVSALILWLIATIGGGKTNFVTMFSLASFVGFAKIIGDVINNTVYRFANVPEGTSFTSLHDVFSAVEPYKSILGVFDIFMVWALVLAAEGLQKAGGASKRASWIAVAVLFILKFLFACFFGLFAALFEDIF, from the coding sequence ATGGATGACAGAATTGAAACAAAAGAGCCGATGCCTTCATTAATCGGCTTGATCACGAACCCGGCATTGCAGTTTGAAAGAATGAAAAGGCGGCCGGCGGTTGCTCTGCCGATGTTTATTGTATTCGTTTTATCGGTTTTATCTGCTTATCTTTATATTTCAAAAGATTTTCCCGATACGTATACCTACTTTGGAATGATCATATTTTTATGGGAGTTTTTAAAGACGGGGATCTATTTGTTTGTATCAGCTTTAATATTATGGCTGATCGCGACAATAGGGGGCGGAAAAACAAACTTTGTGACGATGTTTTCGTTGGCGTCTTTTGTAGGCTTTGCCAAAATCATTGGCGACGTGATAAACAATACAGTTTATCGTTTTGCGAATGTGCCGGAAGGGACTTCGTTTACATCTTTGCACGATGTTTTTTCGGCCGTCGAGCCTTATAAAAGCATATTGGGCGTGTTTGATATCTTTATGGTTTGGGCGCTTGTGTTAGCGGCTGAAGGTCTTCAGAAAGCGGGTGGAGCTTCGAAACGGGCTTCATGGATCGCCGTTGCAGTTTTATTTATTCTCAAGTTTTTGTTCGCTTGTTTTTTTGGTTTGTTTGCCGCATTGTTTGAGGATATTTTTTAG
- a CDS encoding RNA polymerase sigma factor, which produces MKKQAARASLVACITDRKEDFYRLAYSYVKNQEDALDIVQESIKKALDSVDSVRNPDTIKSWFYKILVRTAIDFLRKQKKLKVMDDQTIEFLSQGKEDTYRDTDLHEALDELPQPYHTIIVLRFFEDLKLEEIAEITGENLNTIKTRLYRGLKLMRIQLTKEDLS; this is translated from the coding sequence ATGAAGAAACAAGCAGCCAGAGCGTCTCTTGTCGCTTGCATAACAGACCGGAAAGAAGACTTTTACCGGCTGGCATACAGCTATGTGAAAAATCAAGAAGACGCCTTAGATATTGTCCAGGAATCAATCAAAAAAGCGCTCGATTCCGTCGATTCCGTTCGCAATCCGGATACGATCAAAAGCTGGTTTTATAAAATTTTGGTGCGGACGGCAATCGATTTTTTGCGCAAACAGAAAAAACTAAAGGTTATGGATGATCAAACGATCGAGTTTTTAAGCCAGGGCAAGGAAGATACCTACCGGGATACAGATCTCCATGAGGCGCTTGATGAGTTGCCGCAACCCTACCATACCATTATTGTTCTGCGGTTTTTCGAGGATCTCAAACTGGAAGAGATAGCGGAAATCACAGGCGAAAACTTGAATACGATCAAAACGCGCCTTTACAGAGGATTGAAGCTTATGCGCATCCAATTGACGAAGGAGGATCTTTCTTAA
- a CDS encoding DUF3298 and DUF4163 domain-containing protein translates to MDKKLEQLRKAYQNVPIPKELDQVVETALQHKPKKKRRIVVWPASTLVAAAVLLAAVVNINPGAAQAMSQIPVIGKVVKAITFTEIKQKDGESSIDVKTPALSGLNNRELENGINEKYVKESHQLYREFMKETSRNKKGHLSIYSDYETVTDTKDLISIRRSVERTEASSYTERRYITIDKKNEVLLTLKSLFKDDRYITAISENIKEQMKQQMKDDPDKIYWIGDEEVEPFKRIKADQNFYITENHKLVISFDDYEVAPGYMGAVEFEIPTKAISNLLIGDRYIR, encoded by the coding sequence ATGGATAAGAAATTGGAACAGCTGAGAAAAGCATATCAAAACGTCCCCATTCCGAAGGAGCTGGATCAGGTTGTCGAGACTGCGCTTCAGCATAAACCGAAGAAGAAGAGAAGGATAGTGGTATGGCCCGCATCAACGCTGGTCGCGGCGGCTGTACTATTGGCTGCCGTCGTGAATATCAATCCCGGAGCAGCGCAGGCCATGTCGCAGATACCTGTCATCGGCAAGGTCGTTAAAGCCATCACATTCACCGAGATCAAACAGAAAGATGGAGAATCGAGCATTGACGTGAAAACACCGGCTCTTTCCGGCTTGAATAACCGGGAGCTCGAAAATGGCATCAACGAGAAATATGTAAAGGAAAGCCATCAGCTTTACCGGGAATTCATGAAGGAGACGTCCCGGAATAAAAAAGGGCATCTCAGCATCTACAGCGATTATGAGACAGTCACGGATACGAAAGATTTGATTTCGATTCGGCGAAGCGTCGAAAGAACGGAAGCGTCCAGCTATACCGAACGGCGCTATATCACCATTGACAAAAAGAATGAAGTCCTGCTCACCTTGAAAAGCTTGTTTAAAGACGACCGGTATATCACCGCCATCAGCGAAAACATTAAAGAGCAAATGAAACAGCAAATGAAAGATGATCCTGATAAAATATATTGGATCGGTGACGAAGAAGTCGAGCCATTCAAACGAATCAAGGCCGACCAAAATTTTTACATTACAGAGAATCATAAACTGGTGATTTCGTTTGATGATTATGAAGTCGCTCCCGGCTATATGGGCGCGGTGGAGTTTGAAATTCCGACTAAGGCGATTTCGAACCTGCTGATCGGCGACCGCTATATCCGCTAG